DNA sequence from the Entomomonas asaccharolytica genome:
TTTATTAACAAGGTAAGAAGCAGTTTATAATGATTTAATTAAAGATTTATAACAGAAATAAATAACTTTTTTAACTAATTCAGGGTAAAATAGCACTTTTATAAATATTAGGTGTACTGTTTTATAAAATAGTTCTCCTACCGCTTATACCCATAACGAGAGGAATAAATAAGCATGAGTAACTGGTTGGTGGATAAACTAATTCCTTCCATTATGCGTTCTGAGTCAAAAAAGAGCTCAGTTCCTGAGGGGCTTTGGCACAAGTGTCCATCTTGTGAGGCAGTATTATATCGCCCAGAACTTGAAAAAAACTTAGACGTATGCCCTAAATGTGGTCACCACATGCGTATTAAAGCACGGAAACGCTTAGATATTTTCTTAGATACAGAAGGTCGTGAAGAAATTGCTAAAGACCTAGAACCTGTTGATAGACTTAAATTCAAAGACTCTAAAAAATACAAAGATCGTCTAGCTGCTGCCCAAAAAGAAACAGGCGAGAATGATGCGTTAGTAGCGATGAGTGGTACTTTACTTAATAACCCTATTGTTGCCTGTGCTTTTGAATTTAGCTTTATGGGCGGTTCAATGGGTAGTGTTGTGGGTGAGAAATTTGTACAAGCTGCTAATGTTGCCATTGAGAAAGGTTGTCCCTTTGTATGTTTCTCAGCGTCAGGTGGCGCACGTATGCAAGAAGCCCTTCTCTCATTAATGCAAATGGCTAAAACCTCAGCAGTACTCGCCCGTATGCGTGAACTAGGTTTACCCTATATTTCTGTATTAACCGATCCTATCTATGGTGGAGTTTCTGCCAGTTTAGCTATGCTAGGTGATGTAATTGTGGCTGAACCAAATGCGCTAATTGGTTTTGCTGGACCACGTGTTATTGAACAAACAGTACGTGAAAAATTACCAGAAGGTTTCCAACGTAGCGAGTTCTTACTAAAACATGGTTCAATTGATCTTATTATCAAACGCAATGAACTACGTGAACGC
Encoded proteins:
- the accD gene encoding acetyl-CoA carboxylase, carboxyltransferase subunit beta, whose amino-acid sequence is MSNWLVDKLIPSIMRSESKKSSVPEGLWHKCPSCEAVLYRPELEKNLDVCPKCGHHMRIKARKRLDIFLDTEGREEIAKDLEPVDRLKFKDSKKYKDRLAAAQKETGENDALVAMSGTLLNNPIVACAFEFSFMGGSMGSVVGEKFVQAANVAIEKGCPFVCFSASGGARMQEALLSLMQMAKTSAVLARMRELGLPYISVLTDPIYGGVSASLAMLGDVIVAEPNALIGFAGPRVIEQTVREKLPEGFQRSEFLLKHGSIDLIIKRNELRERLAKILAQLQGLPSPTPTATSEITFVPVTSAEIPTIDEVVEPTKE